Proteins found in one Parasteatoda tepidariorum isolate YZ-2023 chromosome 7, CAS_Ptep_4.0, whole genome shotgun sequence genomic segment:
- the LOC107444845 gene encoding uncharacterized protein, producing the protein MPECAAQQVCNAVFMRLKFIQPLCKCPNGMKNPCSTRMHPNDGHTINLLADRDGQKTQTLVKVCEEVNLVRPCNEPHDWMLLALQNIRTGKAQYLVVCKCPTFGIMEGPVLHTQPPYARIPGISVYGMLCIQGRKSRLQKGNYPPIPWDKVTEVYNATGPRETRFKRTIFR; encoded by the exons ATGCCTGAATGTGCAGCACAGCAAGTTTGTAATGCTGTATTTatgagattaaaatttattcagccACTATGTAAATGTCCTAATGGTATGAAAAATCCATGTTCTACACGAATGCATCCGAATGACGGCCATACAATCAATTTATTAGCTGATCGAGATGGACAG aaaacaCAAACTTTAGTAAAAGTATGTGAAGAGGTAAATTTAGTAAGGCCTTGTAACGAACCTCACGACTGGATGCTTCTAGCCCTACAGAACATTAGAACGGGAAAAGCTCAGTATTTAGTTGTCTGCAAATGTCCTACTTTCGGAATAATGGAGGGTCCAGTTCTACATACACAACCACCCTATGCTCGAATTCCTGGTATAAGTGTGTATGGAATGTTGTGCATTCAGGGTCGTAAAAGCAGACTTCAGAAAGGAA attatcCACCGATACCATGGGACAAAGTTACAGAAGTTTATAACGCAACTGGACCAAGGGAAACACGATTTAAGAGAACTATTTTCAGATAG